The DNA window AGGAAGGATGTGTATAATAGAGAACGGGAAGTGAACAGAATGAATTATACATATATCTTAAAGTGCAGCGACGGCACATACTACACCGGATGGACGAACGATATGGCGAAGCGCCTGAAAACCCATAACGAGGGAAAAGGTGCAAAATACACAAGGGCTCGTCTGCCGGTAACGCTTGCGTACTACGAGGCTTTTGAGACGAAAGAGGAAGCCATGCGGCGCGAGTGGGAGATCAAACAGCTGTCGAGAAAAGAGAAAGAAAAGCTGATCTTATAAGAGGGAGAGGAAGGAATGAGAAAGAGAGGACATCGCCTGCTGGCGCTTGGACTTGCGGCACTGCTGGCTTTTCAGACGCCCGTAACCGTGGCGGCGGAAAATGAAGTACAGACAGAAACCGTTGCAGAAGAAGGGCAGGAGACACAGCAGGTACAGGAAACGGAACCACCGTCTGAGGAGCAGGAAAATCTGCCAGAGGGACAGGCACAGGAGAATACAGAATACACAGAAAATAATTCGGAAAACGAAGACCGGGAACAGACATCATACACCTGGAAATACGCCCCCGATATTGGATGGCAGTTATGGTCTGTGGATGAAAACAACGAGGAAAGTCTGTGCAGCCCGGGTGTCTATGCACTGGAAGATGGAATTTATTACATAAAAATATACCGGGTGCAGGAAGAAGATCCGGATGGAGAAGAGGTATGGCAGCCGGTTCTGGCAAAGGGAAGTGCGGAGATCACCGAAGAGACGCCTGTCATTTCCGAACAGAACACGGAAGGAAAGCTGGCAGCAGGAACATATTATTATTTCTATGAGTTGGATGATACCAAAGAAAATGCACACCCGGAACAGGGAAGGTATCTCACGGACACCTGGGTGCACCCCGGAGAAGATCCGACTGTCTGGTATTTTGCAAATGCAGATGGTCTGCTGGAAAATCCGCAGAATCATGCAGGACCGATGCAGAATGAAGAAGGCTATTTCTATCTGGACGCACAGGGAAAAAGTCAGGCAGGAACATTCGAGGTCGACGGGATCCGGTACACCTACGATGGAAATGGAAACCGCTATCAGATCCGGGATGGCTGGCAGAAGGAAAACGAAACGTGGTACTACATCGAGAATGGCAGTCCGGTGACCGGCTGGAAACAGATCCAGAGAAGCTGGTACTATCTGGATCCGGCAGATGGAAGCATGAAAACCGGATTTTTTCAGGATAGCAGTGGAACGTTATACTATACGGATGCCGCAGGACGGATGCTCTCGGGGAACGGGTGGAAACAGATCAGGGGAAACTGGTACTGGGTTCAGCCGAGCGGAGCAATCGCAAGAGGCTGGAAGCAGAACCGGGGAACCTGGTATTACCTGGACGCTGAATCAGGAGCGATGCATACCGGCTGGTATCAGGTAAACGGCGTCTGGTATTATTCGGACGGAAGCGGAGCGATGATGGCGAACGGCTGGCTCCGGCATGGTGGCAGCTGGTATTATCTGACCAACAGTGGATCAATGCATACCGGATGGCTGAACCAGGGAGGAACGTGGTACTATCTGAACCCGCAGAACGGAGCCATGCAGATCGGATGGTCAAAGATCGGCGGGAACTGGTATTATTTCGATGGCAGCGGCAGGATGCAGTCCGGAGGCTGGCTGCGACTGGGAAATGTCTGGTATTATCTGACGGACAGTGGAGCGATGTATACCGGATGGATCTGCCTGAACAGAACCTGGTACTGCCTGGATCCGACGAGCGGAGCGATGCAGACCGGCTGGTATCAGATCCATGGAACCTGGTATTATTCCAATGGAAGCGGAGCGATGCAGACCGGCTGGCTGGCGCAGAGCGGAAGCTGGTATTACCTGAATCCAAACGGTGCAGCACTGACCGGCTGGCAGGTGATCGGAGGAACCTGGTATTATTTTTATCCGAATTGCAGCATGGCGGCAAATACCTGGATTGATAATTATTATGTAAACTCCAACGGTGCCTGGGTGGACAGTACGGTTGTGATGCCGGATACCCTGTACAACTATCGGTTCCCGACAACGGCGACGAAGAAGGGATTGCAGGTGAAGGACGGAATGGTGGATGATGCTGCAAGCCTTGGTGTGAAACATGCGGTGATCAACATCGTGCTGAATTCGGCGGCAGCCGGCAGCGGAATCGAATATGTGTATGAAGGAAAAACATATTATATGAATACGACATATATTCATGAACTGGACCGGCAGATCAAAGAACTTCATAACAATGGCATGGTCATTACGGCGGTTATCGTGTTGCAGTGGGATTATCAGAAACAGGATCTGATCCTGCCGGGAGCAAGAACCTACGGATACAATCTGTATGGCTGGAATACCGTGGAGACGGAGGGAAGAAAACATCTTGAGGCAATCTGCTCTTTCCTGGCAAGACGGTATACGGCGCCGGATATGGGTGTGGTGAACTGGGTCTGCGGAAATGAAGTCAATGCATGGAAGGATTATCACTACTGCGGAAATATCAGTTTTGACCAGTACATGGAATATTATGCGCAGGCTTATCAGGTGCTGTATAACAGTGTCAAACATGCGTATACCAACGGACGGATCTATATGTCGATCGATCACACCTGGACGTATAACCGCAGAGCCAACTGCTATACAAGCAAGGCAGTTCTGGATTGTTTTGCACAGCTGATGAAGACCAAAGGGATCCCGGACTGGATGATTGCGTTTCACCCGTACCCGTCACCGGAATTACAGTCTGATTTCTGGAATAAAACGCTGAATGTGATCGACAGCGAGAATTCGCCGATCATTACGATGGCAAATCTGTCGTATTTTACCGATTATGTAAAGAAAAATTACGGAGAGGGAAGAAGGATCATTTTATCAGAGTGCGGATTCACCTCGGTTTCCAACGGAAATGAAAAACAGGATGTGCAGGCGGCAGCGATTGCCTACGGCTATTATCTTGCGGAGGCAAATGATATGGTGGATTCCTTTGTGGTACACCGTCAGGTGGATCACAGCGTGGAGACGGCACAGGGATTTTATCTGGGACTGTGGACCTGCAAACCGGGTGCACTCGAAACAGCGTACACCAAAAAACAGGCGTATGATGTATTCAAATACATGGACACCCGATATTATATGACCTACACCAGATTTGCCTTTCCACTGATCCAAAAAACCAGCTGGGAACAGGCGGTTCCCGGATTTAACCCGGCAAAATTCACCTGAGATCAGGAAATACAAAAACAACAAAAAACAATTTTCATATCAAAAAGACAAGTTGTATAATAAGGCTGTACCTGAAAGTTTCACAGTTCGGGTACAGTCTTTCTTTATGGGGAAAATTTGACTCGTTTGGAAAAATGTATCGGGGAAATGGAAATAAAAGTACTCCGGATATGACTTTTCTTAGCCATGTCCGGAGTGTTTTCTTGCAACATATTGATTTTTGGTTTTTGAAGATTTTACAGTTTTATAGTGCATGACACCCACGCATGCCCGCTCATATTACGCCAGCATAAACATCGTCACAAAGTGGCATGCACTTCCGCCCATCACGAACAGATGGAAAATCTCATGGGAGCCGAAATTTTTATGCTTTGCATTGAAAATCGGCACTTTCAGTGCATAAATAATACCGCCGATCGTATAGATAATGCCTCCTGCGAGAAGCCATCCGAAAGCCGGTTTGGACAGTGCGTGAAAGATCTGGGAGAATGCCAGCACACACAGCCATCCCATGCCGATGTAGATCACGGAAGAAAACCACTTCGGGCAGGTGATCCAGCAGGCTTTCACGATGATTCCAACCAGTGCCACGCTCCATACCAGGATACATAACAGCTTTCCGGTGTGACCTTTCAGAGCGATCAGGCAGATCGGTGTGTAACTTCCTGCGATCAGAACGAAGATCATCATATGATCCACTTTCTGCAGCCGTCGGTTTACCTTTGCACTGATATCCAGTGAATGGTAGGTGGTACTTGCAGTATATAAAAGAAACATACTGAGAGCAAATACAGATAATGCGATCAGGTGCAGCCAGTCCGGTTCTCGGGCTGCTTTGACCAACAGAGGGATGGTTGCAAGCAAAGCCATCATCATACCAATAAAATGAGTAATTGCACTTCCGGGATCTTTTAATTTGAATGTCATATGATCAACTCCTATCTCAAATGAAATTAAAAACTCTGTTATGTAGTTTTTGAAACTACATTATGATATTATAATATACACTTTATCAGGAAAATACAACTACTTTTTTGGAAAATGAGAAAAAAATCCCGTAAATTCCACCGGAAAATAATTTCCCCGGGAATTCACGGGATGATACGATCAGATATCTGTCATGAAGATTTACAGAAATACCGTGGTTTGACAGAACTTATGATAATTTGATATTTGCAAACAGAGAGCCAAGTGTAGTAGTAGCTTCTTCTGTCTCCGGAAGTTCATAAACCTCTTCCTCGATCTCCTGTGCAGCCACATCCTGCAGTGCTTTCATGCTGAGACTCAGTTTTCCGTCTTTGACAGCGATAACTTTCACTTTTACTTTATCGCCGACTGCCAGAACTGCGGACGGATGTTTGATCCGTTTTTCGCTGATCTGGGAGATGTGAACCAGACCGGTGAGACCGTTTCCGAGATTGACGAAAGCGCCGTATGGCTGCAGGCTTTCTACGGTTCCCTCTGTCACAAGACCAACTTCCACGTTGGATACTTTTGCGCGTCTTTCTTCATCCGCTTTTTCTCTCAGCAGTTCTCTTGCGGAGAGGATCAGACGGTTGTCCTCTTCTACGACATCAAAAACCTGTACCGGGA is part of the Blautia faecicola genome and encodes:
- a CDS encoding GIY-YIG nuclease family protein; this translates as MNYTYILKCSDGTYYTGWTNDMAKRLKTHNEGKGAKYTRARLPVTLAYYEAFETKEEAMRREWEIKQLSRKEKEKLIL
- a CDS encoding DUF5722 domain-containing protein is translated as MRKRGHRLLALGLAALLAFQTPVTVAAENEVQTETVAEEGQETQQVQETEPPSEEQENLPEGQAQENTEYTENNSENEDREQTSYTWKYAPDIGWQLWSVDENNEESLCSPGVYALEDGIYYIKIYRVQEEDPDGEEVWQPVLAKGSAEITEETPVISEQNTEGKLAAGTYYYFYELDDTKENAHPEQGRYLTDTWVHPGEDPTVWYFANADGLLENPQNHAGPMQNEEGYFYLDAQGKSQAGTFEVDGIRYTYDGNGNRYQIRDGWQKENETWYYIENGSPVTGWKQIQRSWYYLDPADGSMKTGFFQDSSGTLYYTDAAGRMLSGNGWKQIRGNWYWVQPSGAIARGWKQNRGTWYYLDAESGAMHTGWYQVNGVWYYSDGSGAMMANGWLRHGGSWYYLTNSGSMHTGWLNQGGTWYYLNPQNGAMQIGWSKIGGNWYYFDGSGRMQSGGWLRLGNVWYYLTDSGAMYTGWICLNRTWYCLDPTSGAMQTGWYQIHGTWYYSNGSGAMQTGWLAQSGSWYYLNPNGAALTGWQVIGGTWYYFYPNCSMAANTWIDNYYVNSNGAWVDSTVVMPDTLYNYRFPTTATKKGLQVKDGMVDDAASLGVKHAVINIVLNSAAAGSGIEYVYEGKTYYMNTTYIHELDRQIKELHNNGMVITAVIVLQWDYQKQDLILPGARTYGYNLYGWNTVETEGRKHLEAICSFLARRYTAPDMGVVNWVCGNEVNAWKDYHYCGNISFDQYMEYYAQAYQVLYNSVKHAYTNGRIYMSIDHTWTYNRRANCYTSKAVLDCFAQLMKTKGIPDWMIAFHPYPSPELQSDFWNKTLNVIDSENSPIITMANLSYFTDYVKKNYGEGRRIILSECGFTSVSNGNEKQDVQAAAIAYGYYLAEANDMVDSFVVHRQVDHSVETAQGFYLGLWTCKPGALETAYTKKQAYDVFKYMDTRYYMTYTRFAFPLIQKTSWEQAVPGFNPAKFT
- the trhA gene encoding PAQR family membrane homeostasis protein TrhA, which encodes MTFKLKDPGSAITHFIGMMMALLATIPLLVKAAREPDWLHLIALSVFALSMFLLYTASTTYHSLDISAKVNRRLQKVDHMMIFVLIAGSYTPICLIALKGHTGKLLCILVWSVALVGIIVKACWITCPKWFSSVIYIGMGWLCVLAFSQIFHALSKPAFGWLLAGGIIYTIGGIIYALKVPIFNAKHKNFGSHEIFHLFVMGGSACHFVTMFMLA